In Haliotis asinina isolate JCU_RB_2024 chromosome 15, JCU_Hal_asi_v2, whole genome shotgun sequence, one DNA window encodes the following:
- the LOC137266368 gene encoding methyltransferase-like protein 27 isoform X1, with product MFLDYSRAGLNTNTHLCLSNITMTTDWKPTADDLESLAAAKIAFKQGNTNDDVITFYSQWAKEGKYQKDTEPERYRAHIQACENIENYFPGSKNEVKVIDIGAGTGRVAVELLKKGFKLMDALEPTAEMLDEAKKQNHYKNYMQLGIGADKLPIDDNAYDLAIVSGAMGEGHIPCEALHEMARIVRPGGIISISMREEFLDSCTDYRGRLEPLMEKMEKDGEWKLVSREVRPNYYCGKSGLVYRFSPC from the exons ATCACTATGACAACTGATTGGAAGCCGACGGCTGATGACCTGGAGTCCCTCGCAGCGGCCAAAATCGCTTTCAAACAGGGTAATACCAATGACGACGTCATCACGTTTTACTCACAGTGGGCCAAAGAGGGAAAGTATCAGAAG GATACGGAGCCTGAGCGGTACCGGGCCCACATCCAGGCCTGTGAAAATATCGAGAACTACTTCCCCGGAAGTAAGaatgaggtcaaggtcatcgaTATCGGCGCCGGGACCGGCCGCGTGGCTGTTGAG CTTTTGAAGAAAGGTTTCAAGCTAATGGACGCCTTAGAACCCACGGCTGAGATGTTAGATGAGGCAAAGAAACAGAACCATTATAAGAACTATATGCAGCTTGGTATCGGCGCTGACAAACTCCCTATAGATGACA ATGCCTATGACCTTGCAATCGTTTCCGGTGCTATGGGTGAAGGTCACATCCCATGTGAAGCGCTTCACGAAATGGCTAGAATCGTTCGGCCAG GGGGGATCATTTCGATATCCATGAGAGAAGAGTTCTTGGATTCCTGCACGGATTACAGGGGGCGCCTCGAGCCTTTGATGGAGAAGATGGAGAAGGACGGAGAATGGAAGCTGGTGTCACGTGAAGTCAGACCGAATTACTACTGTGGAAAATCTGGCTTAGTGTATCGATTTTCACCTTGTTAA
- the LOC137266368 gene encoding methyltransferase-like protein 27 isoform X2, which translates to MTTDWKPTADDLESLAAAKIAFKQGNTNDDVITFYSQWAKEGKYQKDTEPERYRAHIQACENIENYFPGSKNEVKVIDIGAGTGRVAVELLKKGFKLMDALEPTAEMLDEAKKQNHYKNYMQLGIGADKLPIDDNAYDLAIVSGAMGEGHIPCEALHEMARIVRPGGIISISMREEFLDSCTDYRGRLEPLMEKMEKDGEWKLVSREVRPNYYCGKSGLVYRFSPC; encoded by the exons ATGACAACTGATTGGAAGCCGACGGCTGATGACCTGGAGTCCCTCGCAGCGGCCAAAATCGCTTTCAAACAGGGTAATACCAATGACGACGTCATCACGTTTTACTCACAGTGGGCCAAAGAGGGAAAGTATCAGAAG GATACGGAGCCTGAGCGGTACCGGGCCCACATCCAGGCCTGTGAAAATATCGAGAACTACTTCCCCGGAAGTAAGaatgaggtcaaggtcatcgaTATCGGCGCCGGGACCGGCCGCGTGGCTGTTGAG CTTTTGAAGAAAGGTTTCAAGCTAATGGACGCCTTAGAACCCACGGCTGAGATGTTAGATGAGGCAAAGAAACAGAACCATTATAAGAACTATATGCAGCTTGGTATCGGCGCTGACAAACTCCCTATAGATGACA ATGCCTATGACCTTGCAATCGTTTCCGGTGCTATGGGTGAAGGTCACATCCCATGTGAAGCGCTTCACGAAATGGCTAGAATCGTTCGGCCAG GGGGGATCATTTCGATATCCATGAGAGAAGAGTTCTTGGATTCCTGCACGGATTACAGGGGGCGCCTCGAGCCTTTGATGGAGAAGATGGAGAAGGACGGAGAATGGAAGCTGGTGTCACGTGAAGTCAGACCGAATTACTACTGTGGAAAATCTGGCTTAGTGTATCGATTTTCACCTTGTTAA
- the LOC137265745 gene encoding zinc finger protein 436-like produces the protein MMARFDFSRSVMEKILRRAFLDGVIELYENSPDGRIHSVALEGTLSLTINKTDSFNIKLYEIAQRAQEIDSDRKDHHHLAMVTSQSPPSSPAPVSSSEVAEAKVKIEPDEKQELKYSCTEKDISEHDCDTHSCDSHRTLKEILNKRNISEIAHDLTKSKNSASVEKESRSREQSPLSPEPSLGKETTPSWLSVLDKVEKQPTSCSDVLRNIVRTASTEHKEGFSPSLSQTQDVKTRYAVQMSLSDSTKTIESSDSQLKSDRNSAARDGHQSFAKQPEISESRSEDRELERLANKHRRDQDTEDSDEEPDLIVIEDDEEVTVKKETTDSSKSCSNSKDITAIEPGEVWSGAKPALMSPLDDQHSLPEMFVTACPLCQVFCQGREMFLMHMDAHRQSYERICLICSQATLPLESLLFHLVSDHGPRSPTALLQQSQLVATAESTGEIKCYQCDRSFSTMALLEQHLESHASPVTQSSPKMPDNSAGMSSYSCELCGEVFLDPGLLANHHRRQHMGQSTSVVITDEDSQGVSECGADQDEGGSTSGTPNKPLPFLCQHCVRSFRSWRSLKYHLLTCHGLQHSCDVCMDAFPTMLSLQQHELSHNDKTTKPVYRCTICNKMFGSLTHCTSHKRVHTTSKPHVCDTCGSSFFKRGDLTKHVRTVHCPNKHFVCKVCGRTGTRADNMRVHVKIHQKFMTRDQIDLLIDEVYKT, from the exons ATGATGGCGAGGTTTGATTTCAGCCGTAGTGTAATGGAGAAGATTTTGAGGCGAGCTTTCCTCGATGGAGTCATCGAGCTGTATGAAAACTCTCCAGATGGGCGAATCCATTCTGTTGCCCTGGAAGGGACGTTGTCCTTAACCATCAACAAAACAGATTCATTTAACATCAAGCTGTATGAAATTGCCCAACGAGCACAAGAAATCGACAGTGACAGAAAGGACCACCATCATCTGGCCATGGTCACTAGTCAGTCACCACCCTCATCCCCTGCTCCTGTGTCCAGCAGCGAAGTTGCTGAAGCCAAAGTGAAAATTGAACCCGACGAGAAACAGGAACTAAAATACTCTTGTACAGAAAAGGACATTTCAGAGCATGACTGTGATACTCATTCGTGTGATTCTCATAGAACTTTGAAAGAAATTTTGAATAAGAGAAACATTTCTGAAATTGCTCATGATTTAACTAAAAGCAAGAACTCAGCCAGTGTGGAAAAAGAATCTCGATCTCGAGAACAGTCACCTTTATCACCAGAACCTAGTTTAGGAAAAGAAACCACACCGTCATGGCTGTCTGTTTTGGACAAAGTTGAAAAACAGCCTACATCTTGTTCTGATGTTTTACGGAATATTGTCAGAACAGCTTCCACTGAGCACAAAGAAGGATTTTCCCCTTCCCTTTCTCAAACTCAAGATGTAAAAACTCGATATGCTGTGCAGATGTCATTGTCAGATAGCACAAAGACAATTGAATCGTCAGATTCACAGTTGAAGAGTGATAGAAATTCTGCTGCTAGAGATGGACATCAATCGTTTGCTAAACAGCCAGAGATATCTGAAAGTCGTAGTGAAGATAGGGAGCTGGAGAGACTCGCAAACAAGCATAGGCGTGACCAGGACACTGAAGACAGCGATGAAG AACCGGATCTGATTGTGATAGAAGATGACGAGGAAGTCACAGTGAAGAAAGAGACAACAGACTCCTCCAAGTCTTGTTCTAACAGTAAGGATATCACTGCTATTGAACCAGGGGAGGTATGGAGTGGAGCTAAACCAGCCCTCATGTCCCCGCTAGATGACCAACATAGTCTCCCTGAGATGTTTGTCACTGCCTGCCCTCTCTGTCAGGTGTTCTGTCAAGGCCGGGAAATGTTCTTGATGCACATGGATGCTCATCGCCAGAGCTACGAGCGCATTTGTCTCATCTGTTCCCAAGCTACCCTTCCCCTTGAGAGCCTTCTCTTTCACCTTGTTTCGGATCACGGTCCCCGAAGTCCCACTGCTCTCCTGCAGCAGAGTCAGCTGGTAGCCACTGCTGAATCCACGGGGGAGATCAAGTGTTACCAGTGTGACCGTAGTTTCTCCACCATGGCGTTGCTGGAGCAGCACCTCGAGTCCCATGCAAGTCCCGTAACCCAGTCTAGTCCCAAGATGCCTGACAACAGCGCAGGAATGAGCAGCTATAGCTGCGAACTTTGTGGGGAAGTCTTCCTCGATCCAGGTCTCTTAGCAAATCATCATCGGAGGCAGCACATGGGTCAGTCAACATCGGTAGTCATCACGGACGAGGATTCTCAAGGCGTGTCCGAATGTGGAGCAGATCAGGACGAAGGTGGATCGACGTCTGGAACTCCCAACAAACCTCTCCCCTTCCTTTGCCAGCACTGTGTCCGGTCATTCCGCTCATGGAGGAGTCTGAAATACCATCTTCTCACCTGTCACGGACTTCAACATTCGTGTGACGTCTGTATGGATGCCTTCCCAACCATGCTGTCACTTCAGCAGCATGAACTGAGTCACAATGACAAGACAACCAAGCCTGTCTACAGATGCACCATCTGCAACAAGATGTTcggctcactcacacactgcacGTCGCATAAGCGAGTCCACACAACATCGAAGCCCCACGTCTGTGATACCTGTGGCAGCTCGTTCTTCAAGCGAGGCGACCTCACCAAGCATGTTCGCACAGTGCATTGCCCCAACAAGCATTTTGTGTGCAAGGTCTGTGGTCGTACCGGCACAAGGGCCGATAACATGCGAGTACACGTCAAGATACACCAGAAGTTCATGACCCGTGATCAGATCGACCTCCTCATTGATGAGGTGTACAAAACTTAG